A genome region from Glycine max cultivar Williams 82 chromosome 5, Glycine_max_v4.0, whole genome shotgun sequence includes the following:
- the LOC106798701 gene encoding pantothenate kinase 2 — MHRSSSRPQLDLSKAEIQGNFEEKYPTILLPNQSHDISHLALDIGGSLIKLVYFSRHRDQSTYDKRMINVNNRLGFPPNGNRRSYPILGGRLHFVKFETSKINECLDFINSKQLHCGEGESRYSDATTDSNAIIKATGGGAHKFADLFKERLGLSLDKEDEMNCLVAGANFLLKAIRREAFTHMEGQKEFVQIDTNDLFPYLLVNIGSGVSMIKVDGDGKYERVNGTNVGGGTYWGLGRLLTKCERKEIIVILTCLLGTFMVAWTILRLAYRLLPLLQVLVRLPQKKRDLMITDLKIYHSLFSE, encoded by the exons ATGCACCGGTCCAGTTCACGGCCTCAGCTGGATCTCAGCAAAGCAgaaattcaaggaaacttcgAAGAGAAGTATCCAACCATTTTGTTACCCAATCAGTCTCATGATATATCTCACCTCGCTCTTGACATTGGAG GATCTCTTATAAAGTTGGTGTACTTTTCAAGACACCGAGACCAATCAACCTATGATAAAAGGATGATAAATGTGAATAATCGACTGGGATTTCCGCCCAATGGTAACAGGAGAAGCTATCCTATTCTTGGTGGAAGGCTTCATTTTGTGAAGTTCGAAACTAGCAAGATTAACGAGTGCCTAGACTTCATTAACTCAAAGCAGCTTCACTGTGGTG AAGGGGAATCACGTTATTCTGATGCCACGACTGATTCAAATGCCATAATTAAG GCTACTGGTGGTGGAGCACACAAATTTGCTGACCTTTTCAAAGAAAGACTCGGACTTAGTCTTGACAAAGAAGATGAAATGAACTGCCTTGTAGCAGGAGCAAATTTCTTGCTGAAG GCAATTCGTCGTGAAGCTTTTACACACATGGAGGGTCAGAAAGAGTTTGTTCAAATTGACACTAATGATTTGTTTCCTTATCTTCTAGTTAATATTGGATCTGGTGTTAGTATGATCAAG GTTGATGGGGATGGAAAATATGAGAGGGTCAATGGGACTAATGTTGGTGGTGGTACTTATTGGGGATTGGGAAGGCTGTTAACAAAGTGTGAGAG AAAGGAGATAATAGTAATACTGACATGCTTGTTGGGGACATTTATGGTGGCATGGACTATTCTAAG ACTGGCCTATCGGCTTCTACCATTGCTTCAAGTTTTGGTAAGGTTACCTCAGAAAAAAAGGGACTTGATGATTACAGACCTGAAGATATATCACTCTCTCTTCTCCGAATGA